A region of Mycolicibacterium brumae DNA encodes the following proteins:
- a CDS encoding iron-containing redox enzyme family protein, translating into MPPTLPSPRGPVSSGLLRRLTQPPPRRWTPVAHTDGDPLGEDAQLALTVCYELHYRGFADVDPDWEWDPGLIELRGRLERGFLAELRRRVGVIEAGSGVDDELRRLAIEPIEGDGVSHRLLADGTWSQMREYFAHRSIYHLKEGDPHAWLIPRLPAPAKAPFVAVEYDEFGAGSAARVHQQLWADLMDAAGMDSTYLGYLEQAPAPSLAVVNLMSLFSLHRRWRGAAAGQFAAIEITSPPGSRRMADALARLGAPEACAHFYREHVEADAVHEQVVSHGLIANLVRLEPQLADDIVFGIRAWEFTECQLDEHLRRCWDAGRSSLRGGLRTAIGAG; encoded by the coding sequence ATGCCCCCGACCCTTCCGTCGCCCAGGGGCCCGGTGTCGTCCGGGCTGCTGCGGCGGCTCACCCAACCGCCGCCCCGCCGGTGGACTCCCGTGGCGCACACCGACGGTGATCCGCTCGGCGAGGATGCGCAGCTCGCGCTGACGGTCTGCTACGAGCTGCACTATCGCGGGTTCGCCGATGTCGACCCGGATTGGGAGTGGGATCCGGGGCTGATCGAGCTACGCGGGCGGCTGGAGCGCGGCTTCCTCGCCGAGCTGCGCCGCCGCGTCGGCGTCATCGAAGCGGGGTCTGGCGTGGACGACGAATTGCGCAGGCTCGCAATCGAACCCATTGAGGGAGATGGGGTCAGCCACCGGCTGCTCGCCGACGGGACCTGGTCGCAGATGCGGGAGTACTTCGCCCACCGGTCGATCTACCACCTGAAGGAGGGCGACCCGCACGCCTGGCTCATTCCCCGGCTGCCGGCGCCGGCGAAGGCGCCGTTCGTCGCGGTGGAGTACGACGAGTTCGGCGCGGGCAGCGCCGCCCGGGTTCATCAGCAACTGTGGGCCGATCTGATGGACGCCGCCGGCATGGACAGCACGTACCTGGGCTACCTGGAACAGGCCCCGGCGCCGTCGCTCGCGGTGGTGAACCTGATGTCGCTGTTCTCACTGCATCGGCGTTGGCGGGGCGCGGCAGCCGGACAGTTCGCGGCGATCGAGATCACCTCGCCGCCGGGTTCCCGACGGATGGCCGACGCGTTGGCCCGGTTGGGCGCGCCGGAGGCGTGCGCGCACTTCTACCGCGAGCACGTGGAGGCCGACGCGGTCCACGAACAGGTGGTCAGCCACGGGTTGATAGCGAACCTGGTGCGCCTCGAACCTCAGTTGGCCGACGACATCGTGTTCGGCATCCGTGCCTGGGAGTTCACCGAGTGCCAACTCGATGAGCACCTGCGACGCTGCTGGGACGCCGGCCGCAGCTCGCTACGCGGTGGCCTCCGCACCGCCATCGGCGCCGGTTGA
- a CDS encoding CDGSH iron-sulfur domain-containing protein, translating to MSDSRSVRIAAGGPILIEGPVRIETPDGSIVESDRFIVALCVCRRSSCYPLCDTSHRRKRRSCGSTGADGGAEATA from the coding sequence GTGAGCGACTCCCGATCGGTTCGGATCGCCGCCGGCGGGCCGATCCTGATCGAAGGCCCGGTGCGCATCGAAACCCCGGACGGGTCGATCGTGGAGTCGGATCGATTCATAGTCGCGTTGTGCGTCTGCCGGCGTTCCTCGTGCTACCCGCTCTGCGACACCAGCCACCGGCGTAAACGCCGCAGCTGCGGCTCAACCGGCGCCGATGGCGGTGCGGAGGCCACCGCGTAG
- a CDS encoding methyltransferase → MTAPAAADVYRPQHDSRLLIAALSEAGPLRGRRVADLCAGSGVIGFAAAKLGAASVTAFELSPAAVSLARAHAAAAAIPVEVRLGCWTRALDCRPFDVVACNPPYVPIASATAPSELPADAGPICSWHGGHDGRRVLDPLCRAAPELLAAGGTLLVVQSEYAGVGQTIRRLAEAGLRARVVAAERIPYGPVLSSQARDWEASGRIGVGCRSERIAVIRADKP, encoded by the coding sequence ATGACCGCGCCGGCGGCCGCGGATGTCTACCGCCCCCAGCACGACTCCCGGTTGCTGATCGCGGCCCTGAGCGAGGCCGGACCGCTGCGCGGACGACGGGTGGCCGACCTGTGCGCCGGTAGTGGAGTCATCGGCTTCGCCGCCGCGAAGCTCGGGGCGGCGTCGGTCACCGCCTTCGAACTCAGCCCGGCCGCAGTGAGTTTGGCCCGGGCGCACGCCGCCGCTGCGGCGATCCCCGTCGAGGTCCGGCTCGGTTGCTGGACCCGCGCGTTGGACTGCCGGCCATTCGACGTGGTGGCCTGCAACCCGCCCTATGTGCCGATCGCGTCGGCCACGGCGCCGTCCGAACTGCCCGCGGACGCCGGGCCGATCTGCTCCTGGCACGGTGGCCACGATGGCCGCCGGGTGCTGGACCCGTTATGCCGGGCCGCGCCGGAGTTGCTGGCCGCCGGCGGGACCCTGCTGGTGGTCCAGTCCGAATACGCCGGCGTCGGACAGACCATCCGGCGCCTCGCAGAGGCCGGTTTGCGCGCCAGAGTCGTTGCCGCCGAACGGATCCCCTACGGACCGGTGCTGTCCTCGCAGGCCCGCGATTGGGAAGCCTCGGGCCGGATCGGCGTCGGCTGCCGCAGTGAGCGCATCGCGGTGATCCGGGCGGACAAGCCGTGA
- the usfY gene encoding protein UsfY, which yields MKAPEDPVDHARTTRKHAGEAVKDNRNMPALLVLGVAVVLFAVAVAAFALGHSVAGAVAGVLALAGLIVGGLWLRTAHEQVRDIEDDWHDRHPETPQQEPTS from the coding sequence ATGAAAGCTCCCGAGGATCCCGTCGACCACGCCCGAACCACGAGAAAGCACGCCGGCGAGGCGGTGAAGGACAACCGCAATATGCCCGCGCTGCTGGTGCTGGGCGTTGCCGTGGTGCTGTTCGCCGTTGCGGTGGCGGCTTTCGCCCTTGGCCACTCCGTGGCCGGCGCGGTGGCCGGCGTGCTGGCGCTCGCCGGCCTGATCGTCGGCGGGCTGTGGCTGCGCACCGCGCACGAACAGGTGCGAGACATCGAGGACGACTGGCACGACCGGCACCCGGAAACGCCGCAGCAGGAGCCGACCAGCTGA
- a CDS encoding STAS domain-containing protein has protein sequence MSPTIITIKVEGELDAATAPELVEHATRHTDRVQSVVLDLSHLAFFGTAGLTALTQLDEAYRDAGVHWGATSCKPVERVLQICKADLPIHDSLLSALAATRKSAPLHLVSQSAS, from the coding sequence TTGTCTCCGACAATCATCACCATCAAGGTAGAGGGCGAACTCGACGCCGCGACCGCCCCGGAGCTGGTCGAGCACGCGACTCGACACACCGACCGGGTTCAGAGCGTGGTTCTGGACCTGTCCCACCTCGCCTTCTTCGGCACCGCCGGCCTGACCGCGCTCACCCAGCTCGACGAGGCTTACCGCGACGCCGGAGTGCACTGGGGAGCGACCAGCTGCAAACCCGTCGAGCGGGTGCTGCAGATCTGCAAGGCCGATCTGCCCATTCACGATTCGCTGCTGAGCGCCCTTGCGGCGACCCGGAAGTCCGCACCGCTGCACCTGGTGTCGCAGTCGGCCAGTTAA
- a CDS encoding SigB/SigF/SigG family RNA polymerase sigma factor, translated as MFRDLRTLPIDSVEHTRQRERIVTRCLPLAEHIALRFRGRGEPHDDLVQVARVGLLNAVNRFDVDAGADFVSFAVPTIMGEVRRHFRDNGWSVKVPRRLKELQLRLSAATAELSQRLGRPPNASELAQELGVDRDEVVEGLVAGNAYSTSSIDSGGREDAPALADSIGDVDAGLETIEDRETLRPLLLGLPERERTVLVLRFFEHQTQTQIAEQIGVSQMQVSRLLAKTLARLRDQLS; from the coding sequence ACCTGCGGACATTGCCGATCGACTCGGTTGAGCACACGCGGCAGCGGGAACGGATCGTCACCCGCTGTCTGCCGCTGGCCGAACACATCGCGCTGCGCTTCCGCGGTCGCGGTGAACCGCACGACGATCTGGTCCAGGTGGCGCGTGTCGGGCTGCTGAACGCGGTGAATCGATTCGACGTCGACGCCGGCGCCGATTTTGTGTCCTTCGCGGTGCCGACCATCATGGGCGAGGTCCGGCGGCACTTTCGGGACAACGGCTGGTCGGTGAAGGTCCCGCGCCGGCTCAAGGAACTGCAACTGCGGCTCAGCGCCGCGACGGCGGAGCTTTCGCAACGGCTCGGCCGGCCGCCGAACGCGTCGGAACTGGCCCAGGAACTGGGCGTCGACCGCGATGAGGTGGTTGAGGGCCTGGTCGCCGGGAACGCCTACAGCACCAGTTCGATCGACAGTGGCGGCCGGGAAGACGCTCCGGCGCTCGCCGATTCCATCGGCGACGTGGACGCGGGACTGGAGACCATCGAGGACCGCGAGACGTTGCGGCCGTTGCTGCTCGGTCTGCCGGAGCGGGAACGCACCGTTTTGGTTTTGCGCTTTTTCGAGCACCAGACGCAAACTCAGATCGCCGAGCAGATCGGCGTGTCGCAGATGCAGGTGTCGCGTCTGTTGGCCAAAACCCTGGCCCGACTGCGCGATCAGCTCAGCTGA